The Desulfobacterales bacterium genome window below encodes:
- a CDS encoding MBL fold metallo-hydrolase — MTHIHRIEVPIPFPLKTVNCYYIPDSTPTLIDTGVNGPEGLDVIAAGIRSTGGRLSDLKRVILTHGHTDHVGLAGKIASHSRAAVFIHLWDRDKIPVQGENWLESRHDILHGFLTESGLPGEIGRQILELISGRFKRLIGPVESVSPFNGQAVFDFDDMQLGVVHTPGHSPGSICLFNRDNGTLLAGDSLLEKITPNPVVEISPPAEDPEYQSLARYEATLEMISGLAVRAVLPGHGPSFKDHAGVVRHIQRHHRVRRNRVLNLLKTEGGLTQNDGGLTPYRVALRLFPDIRGVDIFLALSEAMGHLDYLRVKGAADMQFYEGSRVYRFSSKGVKS; from the coding sequence ATGACACATATCCATCGCATTGAAGTTCCCATTCCATTTCCGCTAAAGACCGTCAATTGCTACTACATTCCTGATTCAACCCCCACCCTGATCGACACCGGGGTAAACGGGCCCGAGGGGCTCGACGTCATTGCGGCGGGCATCCGGTCGACGGGGGGCAGGCTGTCTGATCTTAAAAGGGTCATTCTGACCCACGGGCATACCGACCACGTGGGGCTTGCCGGCAAAATCGCATCCCACAGCAGGGCAGCGGTGTTTATTCACCTGTGGGATCGGGACAAAATACCTGTTCAGGGAGAAAACTGGCTCGAAAGCCGCCACGACATACTCCATGGATTTTTGACCGAATCCGGCCTGCCCGGCGAGATCGGCCGTCAGATTCTGGAACTTATTTCAGGCCGCTTCAAGCGGTTGATCGGCCCTGTGGAAAGCGTTTCACCCTTTAACGGCCAGGCCGTGTTCGATTTCGACGACATGCAGCTTGGGGTTGTCCACACCCCCGGGCACAGCCCCGGCTCGATCTGTCTTTTTAACCGGGACAACGGCACCCTTCTGGCCGGAGACAGTCTGCTGGAGAAAATCACCCCCAATCCGGTGGTTGAAATCAGTCCGCCGGCGGAGGACCCGGAGTACCAGAGCCTCGCCCGCTACGAAGCGACGCTGGAAATGATAAGCGGTCTTGCAGTCAGGGCCGTTCTGCCGGGGCATGGCCCCTCGTTCAAGGATCACGCCGGGGTCGTCCGACATATCCAGCGCCACCACCGCGTCCGCAGGAACCGTGTTTTGAATCTGCTGAAAACCGAGGGAGGCCTGACCCAAAATGACGGCGGCCTGACACCTTACCGGGTGGCCCTGCGGCTGTTTCCGGATATCAGGGGCGTTGATATCTTTCTGGCCTTATCCGAGGCCATGGGCCATCTCGATTACCTCCGGGTAAAAGGAGCTGCGGATATGCAGTTTTATGAGGGGAGCCGCGTGTACCGTTTTTCGTCCAAAGGGGTTAAAAGCTGA
- a CDS encoding YkgJ family cysteine cluster protein, producing MKYIDDKELKKLTGRRLAATETFTFDCFPGIPCFNRCCRNLNLFLYPYDVIRLKNRLGISSDRFIDRYVSVVLRAGAFFPDVLLRMQDDNDSLCPFVTPEGCAVYADRPDTCRKFPMEEGVWYGADPGKTERIYFFKPPDFCQGPQESRNRTPAEWARGTDDVLYDKLTLEWAELKALFQNDPWGREGPGGPKAKMAFMALYNIDRFREFVFNSSFLKRYKVKTTLLKKMETEDPALLRFGFSWVRFFVWGQKTGQLRPR from the coding sequence ATGAAGTATATTGATGACAAGGAACTGAAGAAACTGACCGGCAGGCGGCTGGCCGCAACCGAAACGTTTACCTTTGACTGCTTTCCGGGGATTCCCTGTTTTAACCGGTGTTGCCGAAACCTGAACCTGTTTTTGTATCCGTATGATGTCATTCGGCTTAAAAATCGCCTGGGGATTTCGTCCGATCGGTTTATTGACCGTTATGTTTCGGTTGTTCTGCGGGCCGGCGCTTTTTTTCCGGATGTGCTCCTGCGCATGCAGGACGACAACGACAGTCTCTGTCCGTTTGTGACCCCGGAGGGATGTGCGGTCTATGCGGACCGTCCCGATACCTGCCGCAAATTTCCCATGGAAGAGGGCGTGTGGTATGGAGCCGACCCCGGGAAAACCGAACGGATCTACTTTTTCAAGCCGCCGGATTTCTGTCAAGGGCCCCAAGAGTCCAGAAACCGGACACCGGCCGAATGGGCGCGCGGTACTGATGACGTGTTATATGATAAGCTGACACTGGAATGGGCTGAATTAAAGGCTCTTTTCCAGAATGATCCCTGGGGGAGGGAAGGTCCAGGAGGCCCCAAGGCGAAGATGGCGTTTATGGCTTTGTACAACATCGACCGGTTTCGGGAGTTCGTGTTTAACAGCAGTTTTTTAAAGCGTTACAAGGTAAAAACAACCCTTCTTAAAAAAATGGAAACAGAAGATCCGGCGCTTTTACGCTTTGGGTTTAGCTGGGTCAGATTTTTTGTATGGGGACAGAAAACCGGTCAATTGCGACCCCGATAA